A window of the Trueperaceae bacterium genome harbors these coding sequences:
- the rpsI gene encoding 30S ribosomal protein S9, whose translation MEQFYGTGRRKEAVARVFLRPGNGRISVNGREFQEYFRGILAGVQALEPLKDTNTAGRYDAYITVKGGGPSGQADAIKLGVARALLKVDPNYRPVLKDRGHLTRDARIVERKLYGLKKARRAPQYSKR comes from the coding sequence ATGGAGCAGTTCTACGGTACCGGCCGCCGCAAGGAGGCCGTCGCTCGCGTGTTCCTCCGCCCAGGCAACGGCCGCATCTCGGTCAACGGGCGCGAGTTCCAGGAATACTTCCGGGGCATCCTCGCCGGGGTGCAGGCCCTCGAACCCCTGAAGGACACCAACACCGCCGGGCGCTACGACGCCTACATCACCGTCAAGGGTGGCGGTCCGAGCGGTCAGGCCGACGCCATCAAGCTCGGGGTGGCCCGGGCGCTCCTCAAGGTCGACCCCAACTACCGCCCGGTGCTCAAGGACAGGGGCCACCTGACGCGCGACGCCCGCATCGTGGAGCGCAAGCTCTACGGCCTCAAGAAGGCCCGGCGCGCGCCGCAGTACAGCAAGCGGTGA
- a CDS encoding undecaprenyl-diphosphate phosphatase, with the protein MSVVQAVVLGVVQGLTEFLPVSSSGHLVLAHYFLGWGDSLGLWVDIATNTGTLLAVLVYLRRDVALAIGGFVRGLGSGAARREPGWRLALLVLAGSVPTAALALAFKPVFERFNAPLPVAIALTVTGFILWFAPRQGVKHDVARVTFRDAVVAGVVQGLAVIPGISRSGSTISALLWRGADKDLAPRLSFLLYLVVSFGVAVLGVRDVMTADVELLPLIAMVAASFAVGYVALGSVFAVLRRGRFRLFSPYLWALSAFTLLHLAFNG; encoded by the coding sequence GTGAGCGTAGTCCAAGCGGTGGTGTTGGGCGTCGTGCAGGGCCTGACGGAGTTCCTGCCCGTCTCCAGTTCGGGACACCTGGTGTTGGCCCACTACTTCCTGGGTTGGGGCGATTCCCTGGGGCTTTGGGTCGACATCGCCACCAACACGGGCACCCTGCTGGCGGTGCTCGTCTACCTGCGCCGCGACGTTGCCCTCGCGATCGGCGGCTTCGTACGCGGCCTCGGGTCCGGTGCCGCGCGCCGCGAGCCCGGCTGGCGCCTCGCGCTCCTGGTGCTGGCAGGCTCCGTGCCGACCGCCGCCCTGGCGCTCGCGTTCAAGCCGGTCTTCGAGCGGTTCAACGCCCCGCTGCCGGTGGCCATCGCGCTGACGGTCACCGGGTTCATCCTCTGGTTCGCCCCCCGCCAGGGGGTCAAGCACGACGTGGCCAGGGTGACCTTCCGCGACGCCGTCGTCGCCGGGGTGGTGCAGGGCCTCGCCGTCATACCGGGCATCTCGCGGAGCGGCTCGACCATCTCGGCGCTGCTCTGGCGGGGCGCCGACAAGGACCTCGCCCCGAGGCTCTCGTTCCTGCTCTACCTGGTGGTCTCGTTCGGCGTTGCCGTGCTCGGTGTCCGCGACGTCATGACGGCAGACGTCGAACTCCTGCCGCTCATCGCCATGGTGGCCGCCTCGTTCGCGGTCGGTTACGTTGCCCTCGGTTCCGTGTTCGCCGTGCTCCGCCGGGGCCGCTTCCGGCTCTTCTCGCCCTACCTCTGGGCCCTCTCCGCCTTCACGCTCCTCCACCTCGCGTTCAACGGGTGA
- a CDS encoding glutamate--tRNA ligase gives MEVVTRIAPSPTGDPHVGTAYIGLFNYAFARKHGGRFVFRLEDTDRQRYQAGAEALILEMFAWLGIEPDEGPVKGGPNGPYRQSERLAVYQEHVATLLAGGHAYRAFETTEELDAMRADQKRRGLPLGYDGRGRDLPAAEQERRHAAGEANVVRLVTPDEGATTFVDRLRGEVTIPNSEIRDPVILKSDGYPTYHLANVVDDHLMGVTHVIRAEEWITSTPIHVLLYRAFGWRPPEFVHMPLLRNPDRSKVSKRKLDTSVDSYRRQGYLPEALLNFLANMGWSMPDGREYFSVAEMIAEFDIDRVSLGGPVFDLKKLRNVNAKYLRDVLALEDVARRVTPLLEAEGYVPDDEDYLLDVVDVLRPRAETLTEIVEQAGYFFATTLRYDEGARRQLAAGQKYLQDVERELSMLEFFDFDGVDDMLRDYVQAQSASMGKVLMPLRAALTGTTNAPGVTDLIVILGKREALRRIGQALTFIDAGLPDDDPARLLEEEKARKAAAAAAQKSRVKSVGAAALQAHGAKDGTP, from the coding sequence ATGGAAGTCGTCACCCGGATCGCCCCCTCGCCGACAGGGGACCCGCACGTCGGCACCGCCTACATCGGGCTGTTCAACTACGCCTTCGCCCGCAAGCACGGCGGACGCTTCGTCTTCCGCCTGGAAGACACGGACCGCCAGCGCTACCAGGCGGGCGCGGAGGCGCTCATCCTCGAGATGTTCGCCTGGCTCGGCATCGAGCCCGACGAGGGGCCGGTGAAGGGCGGTCCGAACGGCCCGTACCGGCAGAGCGAGCGGCTAGCCGTCTACCAGGAGCACGTCGCCACGCTCCTGGCCGGCGGCCACGCCTACCGGGCGTTCGAGACCACGGAGGAGCTCGACGCCATGCGCGCCGATCAGAAGCGTCGCGGCCTGCCGCTGGGTTACGACGGACGCGGCCGCGACCTGCCCGCCGCGGAGCAGGAGCGGCGCCACGCCGCGGGCGAGGCGAACGTGGTGAGGCTCGTCACGCCGGACGAGGGCGCCACCACGTTCGTCGACCGCCTGCGCGGCGAGGTGACGATCCCCAACTCGGAGATCCGCGACCCGGTGATCCTCAAGAGCGACGGCTACCCCACGTACCACCTCGCGAACGTCGTCGACGACCACCTCATGGGCGTGACCCACGTGATCCGCGCCGAGGAGTGGATCACGAGCACGCCGATCCACGTCCTCCTCTACCGCGCCTTCGGCTGGCGGCCGCCCGAGTTCGTGCACATGCCGCTCCTGCGCAACCCCGACCGCAGCAAGGTCAGCAAGCGCAAGCTCGACACCTCCGTCGACTCGTACCGCCGGCAAGGTTACCTGCCGGAGGCGCTCCTCAACTTCCTGGCCAACATGGGCTGGAGCATGCCGGACGGCCGCGAGTACTTCAGCGTCGCCGAGATGATCGCCGAGTTCGACATCGACCGCGTGTCGCTCGGCGGACCGGTGTTCGACCTGAAGAAGCTACGCAACGTCAACGCCAAGTACCTGCGCGACGTCCTCGCGCTGGAGGACGTCGCCCGGCGCGTGACGCCCCTCTTGGAGGCGGAAGGGTACGTCCCCGACGACGAGGACTACCTCCTCGACGTGGTGGACGTGCTGAGGCCGCGCGCCGAGACGCTGACCGAGATCGTCGAGCAGGCGGGCTACTTCTTCGCCACCACCCTGCGCTACGACGAGGGCGCCCGCAGGCAGCTCGCTGCCGGGCAGAAGTACCTGCAGGACGTCGAGCGCGAGCTCTCTATGCTCGAGTTCTTCGACTTCGACGGCGTCGACGACATGCTGCGCGATTACGTCCAGGCGCAGAGCGCCAGCATGGGCAAGGTGCTCATGCCGCTGCGCGCCGCCCTGACGGGCACCACCAACGCGCCGGGCGTGACCGACCTCATCGTCATCCTCGGCAAGCGCGAGGCGCTCAGGCGGATCGGCCAGGCCCTCACGTTCATCGACGCTGGCCTGCCGGACGACGACCCCGCGCGCCTCCTCGAGGAGGAGAAGGCCCGCAAGGCGGCCGCGGCGGCGGCGCAGAAGAGCCGCGTCAAGAGCGTCGGGGCGGCCGCCTTACAGGCGCACGGCGCCAAGGACGGCACGCCGTGA
- the ftsY gene encoding signal recognition particle-docking protein FtsY — protein sequence MSWFDRLRQGLGRTRTATFGARGAAWEMDWEDLELALIGADVGGKLAAQVVAEARTERERGTPFREALEKALLDQLEPDRLRQKLRRVGFSLDVTRNVVEPAGHVVMVVGVNGVGKTTTIAKLGNYYRQHGRSVMFAAGDTFRAAGSAQLAVWGERLDIPTVTGPDGGDPGAVAFDAAQQRKARGTDLLLVDTAGRLHTKHNLMEELKKVKRVIAKADEREPRDTWLVLDAVTGQNGLEQARRFHEAVTLTGVIVTKLDGTAKGGILLPITRELGIPIKFIGVGEAQDDLQPYDAAAYVRALLDMPPVAA from the coding sequence GTGAGTTGGTTCGACCGGCTGAGGCAGGGTCTCGGACGGACGCGCACGGCCACGTTCGGCGCCCGCGGCGCCGCGTGGGAGATGGATTGGGAGGACCTCGAACTCGCCCTCATTGGCGCCGACGTCGGCGGCAAGCTGGCGGCCCAAGTCGTCGCCGAGGCGCGGACCGAACGCGAGCGCGGCACGCCGTTCAGGGAGGCGCTCGAGAAGGCGCTCCTCGACCAGCTCGAGCCCGACCGCCTGCGCCAGAAGCTGCGGCGGGTCGGGTTCTCGCTCGACGTGACCCGCAACGTGGTCGAGCCCGCCGGTCACGTGGTGATGGTCGTGGGCGTCAACGGCGTGGGAAAGACGACCACCATCGCGAAACTCGGCAACTACTACCGCCAGCACGGTCGCAGCGTGATGTTCGCCGCCGGCGACACGTTCCGCGCGGCGGGGAGCGCTCAGCTGGCCGTCTGGGGCGAGCGGCTCGACATCCCGACGGTCACGGGCCCCGACGGCGGCGACCCCGGCGCGGTGGCGTTCGACGCCGCGCAGCAGCGCAAGGCGCGGGGCACGGACCTGCTGCTCGTCGACACGGCGGGCCGCCTTCACACCAAGCACAACCTGATGGAGGAACTCAAGAAGGTCAAGCGCGTCATCGCCAAGGCAGACGAGCGCGAGCCGCGCGACACCTGGTTGGTCCTCGACGCCGTCACGGGCCAGAACGGACTCGAGCAGGCGCGGCGCTTCCACGAGGCCGTCACCCTCACGGGCGTGATCGTCACCAAGCTCGACGGCACCGCCAAGGGCGGCATCCTGCTCCCCATCACGCGCGAACTGGGCATCCCCATCAAGTTCATCGGCGTCGGCGAGGCGCAAGACGACCTGCAGCCGTACGACGCTGCCGCTTACGTGCGGGCCCTCCTCGACATGCCGCCGGTCGCGGCCTGA
- the mqnB gene encoding futalosine hydrolase, protein MTGPVLVVSATQGEVAPLEAALADVAPLTPREATRPATWWDRRQGRWGGLQVVLVTTGVGKANAAAATALAIDRVAPRCVLLLGIGGAYPGSGLGIGEVALAASETQVDSGVGHGPSWEGLDAVGFPLLATDPPSYNRLWFDQRFVSRVARELGVRAVPFGTSEALTADVGRAEWLARRHGVAVESMEGGAVAQVALGFGVPLVQLRGVANAVGVRDKAHWNMKAAVANSCEVAKRALTLLEVA, encoded by the coding sequence GTGACGGGACCCGTCCTCGTCGTCAGCGCCACCCAGGGCGAGGTGGCGCCCCTCGAGGCGGCCCTCGCCGACGTCGCGCCGCTCACGCCCCGCGAGGCCACGCGGCCCGCGACGTGGTGGGACCGGCGCCAGGGCCGCTGGGGCGGGCTGCAGGTGGTGCTGGTGACCACCGGCGTCGGCAAGGCCAACGCCGCTGCGGCCACCGCGCTCGCCATCGACCGCGTCGCGCCGCGCTGCGTGCTGCTCCTCGGCATCGGCGGGGCGTATCCGGGCTCCGGGTTGGGTATCGGTGAGGTGGCGTTGGCGGCGAGCGAGACGCAGGTCGACAGCGGGGTCGGGCACGGTCCGTCCTGGGAGGGCCTCGACGCCGTCGGCTTCCCCCTGCTGGCCACCGACCCGCCCAGCTACAACCGCCTCTGGTTCGACCAGCGCTTCGTGAGCCGCGTGGCGCGCGAGCTCGGCGTGCGGGCCGTGCCGTTCGGCACGAGCGAGGCGCTGACGGCGGACGTCGGGCGAGCCGAGTGGCTCGCGCGTCGGCACGGCGTGGCGGTGGAGTCGATGGAGGGTGGCGCCGTCGCGCAGGTCGCGCTGGGGTTCGGGGTGCCGCTCGTGCAGCTGCGGGGCGTCGCGAACGCGGTCGGCGTCCGCGACAAGGCGCACTGGAACATGAAGGCCGCAGTGGCCAACTCGTGCGAGGTCGCCAAGCGCGCCCTCACCCTACTGGAGGTGGCGTGA
- the fba gene encoding class II fructose-1,6-bisphosphate aldolase gives MGLVTGLEILAAARAGGYGVGAFNTNDLEITQAIIEAAEEERSPVIVALSEGALKFAGPALVEIVKYLGGGARVPVAIHLDHGSSYASCLRAIRLGFTSVMIDMSHEDEAANVAETRRVVEAAHAVGVTVEAEIGRLGGIEEHVNVSAEEATLTHPDEAQRFMAETGADYLAVAIGTSHGAYKGKGRPFIDHARIKAIAALVPQPLVMHGASGVPQDLVVRLREAGGVMGDALGIHEDDVRQAVGEGIAKINTDTDLRLAFTTRVREVLAAKPAEFDPRKILGPARDEMRRVVAERMRLFGSAGRAG, from the coding sequence ATGGGACTAGTCACGGGACTTGAGATCCTCGCGGCGGCTCGCGCCGGGGGTTACGGCGTCGGCGCCTTCAACACCAACGACCTCGAGATCACGCAGGCCATCATCGAGGCGGCGGAGGAAGAGCGGAGTCCCGTCATCGTGGCGCTGTCCGAGGGGGCACTCAAGTTCGCGGGGCCCGCGCTCGTCGAGATCGTCAAGTACCTGGGCGGCGGGGCGCGCGTCCCGGTGGCCATCCACCTCGACCACGGCTCGAGCTACGCCTCCTGCCTCAGGGCGATCCGGCTGGGTTTCACGTCGGTGATGATCGACATGTCGCACGAGGACGAGGCCGCCAACGTGGCGGAGACGCGCCGGGTCGTGGAGGCCGCGCACGCAGTGGGGGTCACGGTCGAGGCCGAGATCGGCCGCCTGGGGGGCATAGAGGAGCACGTCAACGTCAGCGCGGAGGAGGCCACCCTCACGCATCCGGACGAGGCGCAACGCTTCATGGCCGAGACCGGCGCCGACTACCTCGCGGTTGCCATCGGCACCTCGCACGGCGCCTACAAGGGCAAGGGCCGCCCGTTCATCGACCACGCGCGCATCAAGGCCATCGCCGCGCTGGTGCCGCAACCGCTCGTCATGCACGGCGCGTCCGGCGTCCCGCAGGACCTCGTCGTCCGCCTGCGGGAGGCCGGCGGGGTCATGGGCGACGCGCTCGGCATCCACGAGGACGACGTGCGTCAGGCCGTTGGCGAGGGTATCGCCAAGATAAACACCGACACCGACCTGCGGCTCGCCTTCACCACACGGGTGCGGGAGGTGCTGGCCGCCAAGCCGGCCGAGTTCGACCCGCGCAAGATCCTGGGGCCCGCCCGCGACGAGATGCGTCGCGTCGTGGCGGAGCGCATGCGCCTGTTCGGTTCGGCGGGCCGGGCGGGGTGA
- a CDS encoding DUF814 domain-containing protein, which translates to MDGLLIDEQLRALTPLLPAERLAWRFPDDRTAVLPLTAGGALWLNSRPPRPYLLVRPDYPAPSRALTPFQQQLAARAAGPLTGATQAALDRVVTLAFGAAPGFVPTPGVDLVVELTGRNANLLLVEGRRIVGVERQVLADRNRYRELKVGGAYAPPPPYRKADPRSAGPAALAGLLEGRTLADVPRLVDGIGPELAAALRGALAAAGIAPDTALGGAALAAVIRELAALVARPSACLARWAAGADADARAAADAQRLARQRERLGHRLKKELTLARRRLADADAALAAGAAARELRAEADLLLARVGEVPPGAARVRLAGWGGEVVDLDLDPRRSVAANAAARYDQARRREARAERAAEGRSALLAAVTAAENAVAGLAELPPGAVAEALATREGASGAVAGRGPVRRPATPGITFQGPHGFEVVVGRNARDNDRVTFALAKSRDLWLHAQGYRGSHVIVRSAGREVPFETLLFAARLAAGHSEARREARVAVDYTERKNVWRRKGAAPGAVEFAHHKTVLVAPARDDEGARGEGPAT; encoded by the coding sequence GTGGACGGGCTCCTGATCGACGAACAGCTCCGCGCGCTCACGCCGCTGTTGCCGGCCGAGCGCCTGGCGTGGCGCTTCCCGGACGACCGCACGGCGGTGCTCCCCCTGACGGCGGGCGGCGCGCTCTGGCTGAACAGCCGACCGCCGCGGCCGTACCTCCTCGTCAGGCCGGACTACCCGGCCCCCTCGCGGGCCCTGACCCCCTTCCAGCAGCAGCTGGCGGCGCGCGCTGCTGGTCCCCTCACGGGCGCGACGCAGGCAGCGCTCGACCGCGTCGTCACCTTGGCCTTCGGCGCCGCCCCCGGCTTCGTCCCCACCCCCGGGGTCGACCTCGTCGTGGAGCTCACCGGCCGCAACGCCAACCTGCTCCTGGTGGAGGGTCGGCGGATCGTCGGGGTGGAGCGGCAGGTGCTCGCCGACCGCAACCGCTACCGCGAGCTCAAGGTCGGCGGGGCGTACGCCCCGCCGCCGCCCTACAGGAAGGCCGACCCGCGCAGCGCCGGGCCGGCGGCACTGGCCGGCCTGCTCGAGGGCAGGACGCTAGCAGACGTCCCCAGGCTGGTGGACGGGATCGGACCCGAGCTCGCTGCGGCGCTGCGCGGCGCGCTCGCGGCCGCAGGCATCGCGCCGGACACCGCCCTCGGCGGAGCGGCGCTCGCGGCGGTCATCAGGGAGCTCGCGGCGCTCGTGGCGCGGCCGAGCGCCTGCCTGGCCAGGTGGGCCGCGGGCGCGGACGCGGACGCGCGCGCCGCGGCCGACGCCCAGCGCCTGGCGCGGCAACGGGAGCGCCTCGGACATCGGCTCAAGAAGGAGCTGACGTTGGCGCGGCGGCGCCTGGCGGACGCCGACGCCGCGCTCGCCGCCGGCGCCGCGGCGCGGGAACTGCGTGCCGAGGCCGACCTGCTGCTCGCCCGCGTGGGAGAGGTGCCGCCCGGCGCCGCGCGTGTACGCCTGGCCGGCTGGGGCGGCGAGGTGGTCGATCTCGACCTCGACCCGCGCCGCTCCGTCGCGGCGAACGCCGCCGCCCGCTACGACCAGGCGCGCCGGCGCGAAGCCAGGGCCGAGCGTGCCGCCGAGGGGCGCAGCGCGCTGCTGGCGGCGGTCACGGCCGCCGAGAACGCCGTCGCCGGCCTGGCGGAGCTGCCTCCCGGCGCCGTCGCCGAGGCACTGGCGACCCGCGAGGGGGCAAGCGGAGCCGTTGCCGGGCGCGGCCCAGTGCGGCGCCCGGCAACGCCGGGCATCACCTTCCAGGGCCCGCACGGCTTCGAGGTGGTGGTCGGACGCAACGCCCGCGACAACGACCGGGTCACCTTCGCTCTCGCCAAGAGCCGCGACCTCTGGCTGCACGCGCAGGGGTACCGCGGGTCGCACGTGATCGTGCGGTCGGCCGGCAGGGAGGTGCCGTTCGAGACGCTCCTGTTCGCCGCGCGCCTCGCCGCGGGCCACTCGGAGGCGCGGCGCGAGGCGCGCGTCGCCGTCGACTACACGGAGCGCAAGAACGTGTGGCGCCGGAAGGGCGCCGCGCCGGGCGCTGTCGAGTTCGCCCACCACAAGACGGTGCTCGTGGCGCCCGCCAGGGACGACGAGGGGGCCAGGGGCGAGGGACCCGCGACCTAG
- a CDS encoding PIG-L family deacetylase — MASAPRTDLLLIVPHPDDEVFGSGAMLARTARSGRAATLTLTRGAAGRTLGLTSRDGLAARREAELRAALAALGVQDVTILDHQDYVPDADRGLPPHPGLAGVDRSELVAAVASVLERTRPRAVLTFPPNGANGHPDHCLTNEIVLEALEVTPERPERVYYFANPRRFEGPQRPGFLEEDEMRRRWLPPTHAAPAGEELASKLAAMGCHETQALSVLGFMREQPARILVETFHRAFPSVAAGSGVEELLLL; from the coding sequence ATGGCAAGCGCACCCCGCACCGACCTGCTGCTCATCGTGCCGCACCCCGACGACGAGGTCTTCGGTTCCGGCGCCATGCTCGCCCGCACCGCCCGGAGCGGCCGGGCGGCCACCCTCACGCTCACGCGCGGCGCGGCGGGCCGCACGCTCGGGCTCACCAGCCGCGACGGCCTGGCGGCGCGGCGCGAGGCGGAGCTCCGCGCCGCGCTGGCGGCGCTCGGCGTGCAGGACGTGACGATCCTCGACCACCAGGACTACGTGCCCGACGCCGACCGGGGCCTGCCGCCCCACCCCGGGCTGGCCGGCGTCGACAGGTCGGAGCTGGTCGCCGCCGTCGCCAGCGTGCTGGAGCGGACGCGGCCGCGCGCGGTGCTCACGTTCCCTCCCAACGGCGCCAACGGCCACCCGGACCATTGCCTCACGAACGAGATCGTCCTGGAGGCGCTCGAGGTGACGCCGGAGCGCCCGGAGCGCGTCTACTACTTCGCCAATCCCCGCCGCTTCGAAGGCCCGCAGCGCCCCGGTTTCCTGGAAGAGGACGAGATGCGGCGACGGTGGCTGCCCCCCACCCACGCGGCGCCGGCCGGCGAGGAGCTGGCGAGCAAGCTCGCGGCCATGGGATGTCACGAGACGCAGGCGCTCTCGGTGCTCGGCTTCATGCGCGAGCAGCCGGCACGGATCCTTGTCGAGACGTTCCACCGCGCGTTCCCGAGCGTCGCGGCCGGGAGCGGGGTGGAGGAGCTACTGCTCCTCTGA